The Triticum urartu cultivar G1812 chromosome 6, Tu2.1, whole genome shotgun sequence genome includes the window aatgacacaatgcgaaggttttccaattttttcaatttttttgaattttttatgcccgtttcaaaatgtgaTCAAAACGACGGggttgaccgttcctagctattggttgaatcttggaaaacttttgatgtttctctgattaaatagatacttttgtacctagaaataaattttgaaaaaaataaatagcaaactatgaggcagccaCAGTTCAAATTTGCCCCGCTTCCACCTGAaacggcggaaatttgtctttttcaccagggGTGGATTAAAACTTTTAACACttaaccatttggtcaattgttcattaaatatggcctagtattttagaaaattgatttggtaaaATTTTACAAAAAAtatttggtaggttcttcacaaaaaaactttTTTTgagcactcaaaaaatggaaaattgtTTTTTCATGCAAAAGAAATAAAAACTCCCTTTGTCAATGTTGTTTGCCAATTTAAGATGTAAACTTATGCAAAATATGGCATCATTTGAACAAATATTTGATAGGTctttcacaaaaaaactcattttgagcattgaaaaatgaaatgaaaaatttgtatgtaatcaatcatgaccaatttatatggtcaaaaaaTCTGCAACTTGTTTGGTGCGCTCTGATTGGTTCATAGGCATATCACGCGGATCATGCCTCAACCACCGTTGGATGCTTCTGGATCCAACGGCAGCCCTCACCCCTCACCCTCTCACCCAAACCCTAACTTCCCCGATCCACTCTCCCCCTCTCGCCCCACAGCCGTCCCCAACCCCACCCCCACCGCCACCGTCGACGACCCTCACCGTAGACAAGGTCGAGGCTGACCCAAGATCGAGCCCATGCCCAGATTCACGAGTGGAGCCCCGCGAAGCTGCCCGCAAACTGCTCCTCTTCCCCACCCCCGATTCCTCTCCAATCTCCGCCGCCGCACCGGATCCCCACCCCCACCGGCGACCTCGTCTCCCCGTCTCCGGCCCCATCCCCACCTCCGGCCGACCTCCCTCCTCATCTCGTCCATCCACCCATGGAAACCCCCTTTTCCACGGATCCACCCACGCCCACCCATGGATGGATAGATGGGGCGCACCAGTTCTGGCGATGGCGGCGCCGGATCCGCACCCACCTGCGTGATGGAGGCCGGCCGCATCGGGATCCACCGCCTGCTCTCGGTCTGGTGCGGCACACCGGACCACACCGGAGATTGCTACTGCGGTGGTCGTCGACGACGGCGCATCTCcggcgggacctagatgcccaagGTATGTACGCCGTCCTTGCCAAGTCTTCCATCTCCTCTCATGTACGGCGGGACCTAGACCTCTTACATTCATCTTGGGCATGCATACGTGGTTGGTGACCTCGCGTGCCGCCATTGCCGGAGGCTGGCTGGCTGGATGGACGGGCGTCCGCGGTGCCGGCGTTTTGCAGCCTTACATCTCAGGTGTGGTTTCTTCCTGCTGTCGTCCGGCACTCGTCCCTTGCTGTTCTAAATTTTCGTGAGGCTTGTGTTTGACATCTCTCGTCGGTGCTGTTTCCATCGCAGGGAAGACGCTTGCTAAAATGTGTGCATGCCAAGATTCCTGCGGTTCCAGACTGATTGGTGAGATTACATTCGTACTGAAGTGCTACGCAAGTGTTATCTGCTATGCTAACTGAACATACAAAGCCGCTTCCAAGTAAATTAAATCGTTTTGCTATGGTTCCTACTGCCTTCGGAATTTGGAAACGTGTCCTACACAGGATAGCCGTTTGGGATCTCTAGGGACACCGCAATCGAGGAATCGACCCGTGCAACCGTTCCCTCGGCTCCGTCGTAGATAGCTAGTCGTACTCTATAGTACCAAAATTTTGCTGATAGGCACAAGGTTGTGTAGCAACCATCAAGATCAAGTGTCTCATTAATTTGTCGATGGGTGCAAGGTTGTATAAACCATCGACATCAAGCATCTCATTAATTTGTCACTCGGTACAAGGTTGCGCATACTTATCAGGAACCATCAACATCAAAGTATCTAATGAGGATACAATTTAAGCCTGGCGATAGCATGACCCATTGTGATGTTTTGTCCCCTACTGCTTGTACCATTTGTTCAGTATGTATATGCGTCCACATATTCCAGGCTGCTATAGAACTACTGCTTATCCTTTATTCTCTTCTCTAGGCTCAGGTTCCACGAAAATACTCCTCTGTAATCGGCATGTAACATCATAAGCTTGTCTTTTCCACATGGCTGACAGCTATGTCATGTTTATCAGTAAAGATGTGTCTGGTTATTTGTATGTTAGCAGATAACCAGACTGATTGGTGATACTAAAATGTGTGCATCCTCTCGTTTGTTGTTACTTACAAGTGTCAATGTACTGATGGAAACAGTGATTGTTTACTTGTGACTAATCTGCTTTCCATCTCATTTGTAGGAGTTCCCGAAATGCCCGATTCCAGCCCCGTCCTCCCCGACACCTGGTCATGGCCCTGTGCATGGCGGACGCGGCTTGGTCGCTTCCTCCAAGAACCTTGTCCCCTCGATCTTGGTGCGGCAGGGGGCGCATCCACCAGATCCGCCGGCGAACATCAAGGCCATGGCTTGGACCTTGCTGCCCTCTACCAAGGAAGGAGCGAGCTCGTGCAGATGACGGCGGCTGTGCTCCACACTCGCGCAGATGCTGGCTGGATTGCTGCCCCTGTCGTACAGTACACTATAGGTGAGCAGATCCAAGCCAGTCCGTCTGTCTCTTTGATTGATGGATTCAAACCATGCCATCCGTCAGTACGTACGTACCTACATGTAGGATTCAACAAAATCATGCCTTATTACACCACTGCAGTACACGCTATGTATCTATCATTGGTGGACGGCATCATTCAACAGTTTAGTTTGGTGATGATTACCTAGTTTGCAGCAAGGAATGCACTAGGTAGTACTTGTATAAATTAGCCACATGGACTAACTGCCTGCCTGCCTAATTGAACGAATCAATCTGATTAGTATGTTTGCTGCCATTTTGTTAGTCTGCAGAAGCATATCTAGTTTGTTAGTCAGCCACTTTGTTGCTAGAACCATAAATCCTGATGCATGCTGATTATGGTCTGGTTTGTTAGATCTATTCCGCTGTTGCTTAAAATTTGACTGGATTCTGAATGTGTATCTGCTGTGTATCTGCTGTTGCCTAGATTCTGAATGAACATGTCAGTATACTATATACCCAAAAAAACATGCTTACAGTTCTTTTCATTTCTATGATCAATTTAGTTAGAGTTGCACATGTCAGTATACTATATACCAAAAAAATCCTAGCTAGTGAGAACATTTGTCACTCCATGAACACATACTGGTTAATGTTAGTCATACTATTTATCTACATGGCATTTGATGTCAATTCTTGCTTATAAGTTATTGGATCACTCCATGAACACATTCTTATTCTTATATTTTCATTCTTATTCTTTGCACAGGTGAAGTGTGAATCCAAGGCCGAAGCTGTGAATCATATCAACAAAGAGGAGCATATTATGTGTTGTAATTGTACGCATATCTGGGTTGTAGTATACTGAATTGTAATAGACTAATGTAGTCTTATTTTGGACGAATTTCATTTGCTCTCTAGTTTGTTCAAAACAATGATTATGTATGTGATTTGAATACCCGTGAAATGGAAACCTGACAAGAGGGTCCAAGCTATAATGGTTGTTTGACAAATTTTGAAATttctgacatgtgggacatattTTGAGATAAGCATGACATGTGGGGCTGGCTTACTAGTGGTACCCCAATGTATAATGGCTGAAACTAGAAAAATCAATGGACTAAAAAGGCTACGGCCCAAAAATAAAATGGCTTAAATGTTGGGCCTGGCCCATGTAGTTGACCAAAATTAATCaagaaaaaatatataaaaaaggccgaattgttgggctaggcccatgtagaaaaccgaattggaccgggctgaatcttgtgccacatcagcttgccacgctggatgcctacatggcctggggaggttgctagtgaccaaaacaccacagtagacgtattttggtcataaacgtctacgaccattccagaagaaaagtcgctatagtcagtttacgatggccagcttttgaccttatgtttttggtcacaaaaaggtcataaatggaaatttgtgaccattcagtgaccaatagtggtggtcacaagttgacatatttcttgtagtgcctaggggcaagccccaggggagatcgtaagtattcggatatcaAAGTACCCCacaggattcctttgtcgcaatGCTTTCCCTAACGTCGAACTCAATTGTCCAGGCCGCCCCGAGCTaatatcgaggtatcctcggacggctccctgggctcgtcggacatggatagcgatccagtcccgaccgccacatCCCCTCATCCGGCCGatgacgccgaggtgctgtctcaagaggcaccgaatcgaggggggacagtcccggaggtgcctcaaggcgaccttccggactccgggagccgaggggatggggtccccgagagctcctagttcggccctcagccgaacaccgcaccgGACCCTCCAACGGATCCGAGCTCGGGCAGGTGGTCCCCTTCTAATGAGGGTGAGAcacctgtgccggtgacctctgtccacccagaggcgccggacactatgttggaagcgcttcacagcgcttccatcgaggaggagcaccgcactatcatgagtgcggtgatccagaaggttcagtccgccaagagcggattgactgaagcctgtactagcctgctaacaggcttcgaggtatgtGTTTTAGAATGTAGTAGACGTGTttccgcatagacagtagcccctgatgctttttTCGGTGTttacaaagaaaagccgaatagaggatcaaataatatcgcaggagtctaatataagtatgtcaatatgcatatgcaggcttcgctgctggcgtcctcCGCACTAACTGCGGTGGTTGCCgtactgaaggaggccctcgaggggtcccagaaggagctcggccttgctaagaggcagctcgaggagaacaagggtaagtaataccccgtctgtagatgagaaaaaggacgtgattgctaaatgacaggatcattgtatgtttgccaggggccacgaccgaggtggcgaccctgaagcaagcgctgtcccaggccaaagaaaaggc containing:
- the LOC125517237 gene encoding uncharacterized protein LOC125517237, which encodes METPFSTDPPTPTHGWIDGAHQFWRWRRRIRTHLRDGGRPHRDPPPALGLVRHTGPHRRLLLRWSSTTAHLRRDLDAQGMHTWLVTSRAAIAGGWLAGWTGVRGAGVLQPYISGKTLAKMCACQDSCGSRLIGEITFVLKCYASVICYAN